Part of the Zonotrichia albicollis isolate bZonAlb1 unplaced genomic scaffold, bZonAlb1.hap1 Scaffold_254, whole genome shotgun sequence genome is shown below.
atcacacgacgcattgctggtatgttagcctgattgacagggcacactcagcgaggggcgagggggaagggagaaggtaaaacaggatattgcaacacaccacaacatgaggtttgttagggaagactgtgtggatcaattctgcctcgagtacagacaaacccattcgtggggttgtattttctcagggaccaggttgcacgtggtggataatgcaaagagatggaacaactctggtacgatgtgtacctcagggagatctgattgtggggtaagaatgatatgcaatatcactgttcattggatgttactgctattgtctgtacattaaaccatacagacatgagttagaaggaaatgtgtaagagttgaaggtctgggcaagtgatagatggagctttaagtgactaaagtgaaaaggggctctgcagctctgtaatacagggcctggattcagtggtccagtgtggggatgtgatgaaggcatgatgggtattgcttgtaattttggggaaacagatggaaattttgtatgaataatgcatgatgtgttgtagtatgttgatgatatggggataaggggtggaatgtcctgggatgatgttatgatgcttgtatccccattcatctgttctgtgcctttaagatcgactctgaagagtggaagttttgtttgggtttctcttatcagggacacagagacaaacagtgcatagggctgtttttcacttcttgctttcagcttgctgctttgcttgctctcttttctgctctcgcttctgctctgctttggcctctgctcattagctagtttagctaaagaGTCCACatcccttcctggactgtttctcctctcctgtttctgtgaccatctcgaacctgctccggactgggacctgggaacaccgaaggttcagctgcagcagctgccccagcaccggagggactgagaacagagcgacaacccccgaaagagactttctgattttgtcatctttctcagagcggtgtcatcggctattgttcattttgtgtgctggggggtgttgTTCCTGAAATAAACAGGCTCTTTCCACCtgtctccaaggaattttttcctgaaccggttggggggaggggccgtgtgggttttgctttctggaggggccctcctttgcagattctttggcaaatttgccctaaaccaggacactgagccacgccggggagaaaaggcagcgaggggctccagcccagctgcttcatTGCCCTGCCTGCTtcatggagctctgccatgggagaaagccaATGCCGGACGAGCCCCtgagcttccatcagctgctggaactgctccgtgacagctcctgttcttccgagAGAGACCCTGGCACCTTCTTGTAACACGTGTCatggggggattctgtttgttaataaactgtggggggttttccactttcatctatcagtaataatttcctattgctggaaaggggttgttggaacactttagaggagacgacttattgcacaatatcctgtttgaagttgtctgaaactgtgtgagacagatggcttcacacaggagcatccccaaggctgctgaggggcaggcacagaggaagacaaacccagtatttctgagggaatctccttgacaccaaaccaacctgagctgtcaaacagcagacctgatgtTTCGACACgtgggccaaaggggaaacctttcagtgtgtttggtccaggctgggttatgctcgaggcaaaggtgtgtcagtgtgttggataatactcttttcttgacctagagatggggacactgagaggtgttttaaaaacttatattccattttcagtctcatgagaagggtgagacaatacacaTAATTtacaccatcacaatcagaagccaactatttcctaattacagtAGTTCTTGGTCTATCAGATttttgccatgccatgttgtAGACGCCTTAAAGccatttatttaaaactacccCTTGTGGGTCCCATaaacaatgcatctttcatagctctatttttccaaagtcttattTGCATGGCCATCTTTTGAAATTTTTGctagctccatttctctctcaacaatatctgtcctattccatggcatttttaagttagcatttcttgtctcaagATTTATATACAGATTCATACAATGTGGGCCTTCTATTAGGCTCTAAAAactttctacaaatccatttcccccatcagtgcacttggctccttctctcctcattgtgcctggcaagcacagagcccagagctcctgcagaacccatcacagcactcagtgggagcaaacttgtgtccagtcctcgcctggagctgtggtgcccagcattccaccacactggaatgaggaactgttcctgctctttcagaaggagctaaggaggtttggccttcagatcaattgtctgcaggctcctgcagtgcctggtgctgctcccttgccagaggcaccccaggccaggggggcacatctgggctgctgtgtctggctctggggctccctgttctgggcagtgaggaggagctgcagaggctctgcaggactgacaggatgggctttggggctggcaggaggaactgagggacctgggctgctagagcttctgaagaggaggcccaggacTCATcgtgcaactgctccaagggttttttcagagaatcccagaatcagcaagggtggaagaGGCCATGgaggtcatcaagtccaacctgtgccctgacaccgccttgtctcccctgagcctcctccaggataaacaactgcAGGTccttcagccactcctcacaggacttgtgttcttccagacccctccccagccttgttgcccttctctggacacactccagcccttccatgtccttcctaaattagggggccccagaactggaaacagcactcgaggtgctgcccaagcagtgctgagcacagaggaagaatccctgccctgctcctgctggccacactattcgtgttccaggccaggagccattggccttcttggccacatgggcacactgctggctcatgtccagcctgctgtccctcagtccctgcaggtccctttctgcctggctgctgtccagcccctctggcaccttgttgagggagggatgcagggagggaacgggtccagatccaatccttcctgaaatgcggtgtttgctggcactgccagttcccagatcttggtatttccatattctggcacagcccaagtccagcaatttgctggcaaagaaagccaaaatcaagcaaatacctggtacctacagcaacccgATCTCATGTTTGCTGACACCCCCAGTACCCAGATCCGGAATTTTTCAGATGCTTTcacagcataattccagcaatttgctggcacagaaaataagCAGCTGGcaatttcccagtgctggcacattCCGCACCAGGATCTGAcatgccctggcactgccagtgcccacctCTGGCAATTTCCCTCCGCGGGCACCACCCATATccagaatttgctggcaaagaaagctaaaacctggcaatttccccttgccagcactgcccaatcTGGACTTTgttggcagcaggatcccaagaaagatggaaggaaagaaggaaagaaaagaggaaggcatccagacccagtccttcctggagcctggagcctgaaatgggctgtttgctggcactgccagtgcccagatctggaaatttccctattctggcacagcccaagtgcagcaatttgctggcacagaaatccaaaacctgtggcagcttcctgctactgggtcaggcaccacccacatcttgtgtttcctgcaccagaaccaagatttggaaatttctcagtgccagcagagcccaaatctggcagatttctgtcgctggcaatgacaccacccagatctagtgtttgctggcagcgccagcgcccagatctgaaaacttcctggtgctggcacagcccaagtccagtgatttgctggcacagaaagctaaaatttggaaatctgcaggttctggctgcagcaccatccagctctggtgttttctgggaccgccagtgcccagatttggaaatttcccgatgccttcacagcccaggtctagcaatttggttttagctaGCTTAGGAAGAGAAGTTCCTCGGACTGtggctttcctttttcttggaactgtttaaacctgctctggactgaaaacccagaagaaCACCGGCACCAGCTCACCCCTGTGGCCCACCAAGGtctgggacgctgcattccagcgCCAGAGGGACTTAAaagagaccgagtgagccaactacaacccacaaaaaggactttctgaatttgccatctcttcagcactgtcagaggtttgatttcatattattcatttttcatgcttgtgaatactttacttgttaaataacctggggttttttttcacttttctcgaGGGAAGTCTTTTCCTGACCTAGTAGGGGGAGGGGCCGCTTGAACTTGCTCTCCAGacggaccccttttggagatttcctccccaaatttgccctaagccagcacaaacagttacaatgaaaattgcaccagtggcatcatttcctggtggcaaatcttgtgacagaaaaTTGACCTTATTCTCCATGAgagattcttgggaagagcagacaggagaagattcctggaaaactgaaacagctttccagaagtgaaatgaaaatgaaagaaacaatccaagatgctttcctctatttatttctatgctccccttttccatgttgcactacttctccatcccagtaattccagatgcactgCACCTCTAAGATGGGTGACTTAGTGattttagacactctaaaataccatgagccacacacagttttccttcccctgtttttacaggaaagcaacactgcaggtgtcagtgcagtgctgggctcaggtaggaatcctaccccaagggaaggtgccccgacagtgtttgaccctcagcaaggacaatgcccagcagcaagcgaggggatcattgtgccagtgtgcaggagtcagggctctgcatctgcgctcagcgctgcaaagttcccgtgtttggacagacggaggggctgtccccggggcgcgcggggctcgaacgtggggctcgtgggtccagcggggaacggacacggggacgaacggccccggtgcttcagttgcagcggcggcagcggcgacagcagcagcggcggcagcagcagcggcggcagcaaaGAGATATTTTGAAtactctctttctttcccttctctctttctttctctctccctccctttcccgCTGTCGGGCACCCTTCCCTCGGGGTCCCTTGCGcggcgtccctctcctctccccgcctccctgtcccctgcagggccgggccatgcccccggcccgcccccggccccggtcGGGGCTGCCCCgtacccggccccggccgtcccgccgcggtctcgcctccgcccggctctggctgtactggcggtggcgctgctgggcgggcatcagtgcctggggcgggggcggcatcgccgccctttgcctccgcctggcccgagcccggccccgacCCCGACCCCGGCCCTGGCCacggccgcgcccccggcccctgccccggctcctcccggggcccgcggagcacacacgcggcgcggccgctcccgccgcctccgctgcggcttccccggcccgagctccgccgctcggcagcgcggccgccggtcccgagcctcccgtgccgcgttcccgggagccaacgcctgggcatggccggcccggggcgggtgaggggcgctcgggggccgttgctggccccgggccgagcgctgacagccgcgtcccgcccgcagggacggcgcaggaggccctgcaggagcggtaccggctgggatcgctgctgggACGCGGCGGCTTCGGCAGAGTCTTCGCGGCCACGCGGCTCTCGGACGGCGCCCCGGTGAGCGGTGGGGCTGGCGGCGGGcgcaggaggaggggatggaggaggaggagggcagagggCGGAGGATGGGGCACGCAGTGGGGGCGGCGAGCTCACCCCGCTGCTGGCCTTGGCttgcaggtggccatcaaaaGGGTGCCACGGAACCGCGTCCGGCACTGGggcgagctggtgagtgagcggggccagcagccggggctgccggccaggGATGAGCCGGGGCCCGGCACGGTGGGAGCCGCCAGGACGCCCCGAGGGAGAGCGGGCGTGGGGCCAGCGCAGGGCGCAGAGCAtcccgggctggctgagggcttccccaggcctggcacggCATCGGCCCCAGTGACGGCATCGtgctcctcccgcagcccgacggcaccagcgcacccctggagatcgtgctgctggccaaggtgtccactggcttccccggtgtggtccagctgctggagtggctcGAGCTCCCCAACTGCATCGTGATGGTGCTGGAGCggccagagcagtgtcaggaccTGCATCGTTTCATTGGGGCACGGCGGTTCCTGCCCGAGGAGGAGGCGCGGGAGCTGTtccgccaggtgctggaggccgtgcggcactgcaccagctgcggggtcctgcacagggacatcaaGCCAGAGAACATCCTGGTTGACCTGGACACCGGGCAGGCCAAACTAATTGactttggctgtggcacctacctgcaggacacagtctACACACACTTTGCAGGTGAGCctacccagggctgtgctcccctTGCTGACATCTCATGGCCCAACATCTCACAGCCCAAGCTGGCTGTGGCAGTGGGGATTCTCCCTTTTGCTGCCAGTCAGGGCACTGAATCTTCAGCTGAGTTGCtttagagcagggctgggtgggcagccatcttccagccctgctggcagcctttgccagccactctgcccaggactggggctgggctggggcagccagcccgaccAAAACCCCCGTGGGTGGGGGTAGCAGAGAGGGAGGGTGgaacctgtgccccagccagttTGGTGTGCAGATGAGAGGAAGGtcttgggctgctccactcgccctgtttcccttggcttcataatatttttgtggcaatgcaggcagggaggataagggcatgttttttccccagcatggagtgggtttttcctttgcatgtCATGGTTGGgcctagccagggctgccctcttccagcaccagaggcttcttttccaaccctaaCTTTGTGCACAAGTCCCAGATGCTGGCGAGAGGGCAGTGgtcaccctgtgtgcccctgatgcagcccccgcgggcccagggatgctggggccaggctctgggagcagcagcatccccctgaTG
Proteins encoded:
- the LOC141727805 gene encoding serine/threonine-protein kinase pim-1-like, with amino-acid sequence MQAHVSAVIKDLKEEMREVVRGEGRSGAVAGPGPSADSRVPPAGTAQEALQERYRLGSLLGRGGFGRVFAATRLSDGAPVAIKRVPRNRVRHWGELPDGTSAPLEIVLLAKVSTGFPGVVQLLEWLELPNCIVMVLERPEQCQDLHRFIGARRFLPEEEARELFRQVLEAVRHCTSCGVLHRDIKPENILVDLDTGQAKLIDFGCGTYLQDTVYTHFAGTLSYSPPEWNDFGWYHGEAATVWSLGILLHQMVCGEHPFRRGRNLSWGQLPLPQGLSQECKDLIWWCLSVNSLDRPTLEDLFCVPWMQDIPLP